From Mytilus trossulus isolate FHL-02 unplaced genomic scaffold, PNRI_Mtr1.1.1.hap1 h1tg000103l__unscaffolded, whole genome shotgun sequence, one genomic window encodes:
- the LOC134699959 gene encoding zinc finger BED domain-containing protein 4-like — protein sequence MSALKHFVFPDHAPNSGTVKAKCKYCPTYISGNAKTTSNFVTHLKRKHRDIFIQSKSEDGTQISQTNISNFTKSTSVSKYSANDASQIQITDALVSFVAGNLTPLSVVESPEFKTFVESLNPKYQLPSRKHLSTKLLHQKASNIQSNIKEKLLSAESVCLTIDLWSNRQMKGFLGITGHFILDWCMKSIMVSCKRFKGKHCTENIRQEYEEAVACYNIADKITHIITDNASNMTKAFDFSLPGYTCNNEEKNSKSDSEDENDESELEPIYIDFPEDDLPKHGRCYAHTLQLVVRDGLNDASPHLKTVISKASNIVRYVRKSINASDILEGEKRLQADNATRWNSQITMIRSVLEVSEEKLNKLDTIKLTGYERKLLQELCLVLKPFEDATIMVQKEINVSGSLAVPVTLGLEHKLAELSTTYNNKMVSTLMSSMTKRLSCFKSEDVYLISAILDPRFKLRWSKDPVAMEEKLLTYARKQKVDCENYSDESFPPRKMSKSDDTGLFSFMTPTKGRKKHISGDIVKMEISQYLLEPCDDACDPLKYWNDHTEIYPILTKLAKTYLTIPATSAPIERLFSVAGKFFRPDRCRLSDSTFQMLMMIKCNEKFAIA from the exons atgtctgCTTTGAAACACTTTGTGTTTCCCGATCATGCACCAAATTCTGGGACTGTGAAGGCAAAGTGCAAATATTGTCCAACATACATCTCTGGCAATGCCAAAACAACATCAAACTTTGTGACACATTTAAAG aGAAAGCACAGAGACATTTTCATTCAAAGTAAATCTGAGGATGGTACACAAATATCGCAAACAAATATAAGCAACTTTACAAAATCTACATCAGTTTCAAAATACTCTGCCAATGATGCTTCTCAAATACAGATTacagatgctttggtttcatttgTAGCTGGAAATTTAACACCACTCTCAGTTGTAGAGAGTCCTGAATTCAAGACCTTTGTCGAATCATTGAATCCAAAATATCAACTTCCTAGCAGGAAACATCTTTCTACCAAACTATTACATCAGAAAGCAAGCAAtattcaatcaaatataaagGAAAAATTACTATCAGCAGAAAGTGTGTGTCTGACTATCGATTTATGGTCTAATCGTCAGATGAAGGGATTCTTAGGAATCACAGGTCATTTCATACTTGATTGGTGCATGAAGTCTATCATGGTATCTTGTAAACGTTTTAAGGGGAAACACTGTACTGAGAATATACGCCAGGAATATGAAGAGGCAGTTGCTTGTTACAATATTGCAGACAAAATTACACACATTATAACTGACAATGCTTCAAACATGACCAAAGCATTTGACTTCAGTCTCCCgggatatacatgtaataatgaggaaaaaaattctaaatcagACAGTGAAGATGAAAATGACGAATCTGAATTGGAACCTATTTATATTGACTTTCCTGAAGATGATTTACCAAAACATGGAAGATGTTATGCTCATACCCTACAACTGGTGGTAAGAGATGGATTAAACGATGCTAGTCCACATTTAAAAACAGTTATCAGTAAAGCATCAAATATTGTAAGATATGTGCGAAAGTCCATAAATGCATCTGACATCCTAGAAGGGGAGAAAAGGCTACAAGCTGACAACGCAACACGGTGGAATTCACAAATAACTATGATTCGCTCTGTTCTTGAAGTGTCTGAAGAAAAGTTGAATAAACTAGATACAATTAAACTCACTGGATATGAGCGTAAACTATTACAAGAACTATGCTTAGTGCTTAAGCCTTTTGAGGATGCCACAATAATGGTACAAAAGGAAATTAATGTGTCAGGAAGTTTAGCTGTTCCAGTTACACTAGGACTTGAACACAAACTTGCAGAACTGTCTACCACATACAACAACAAAATGGTTTCAACACTGATGTCCTCAATGACAAAACGACTATCATGCTTTAAATCTGAAGATGTATATCTGATTTCAGCAATATTGGATCCTAGGTTCAAACTAAGATGGTCAAAAGATCCAGTTGCAATGGAGGAGAAGCTTCTAACATATGCAAGGAAGCAAAAAGTTGATTGTGAAAATTACAGTGATGAAAGTTTTCCCCCAAGGAAGATGTCCAAATCTGATGACACAGGATTGTTCAGTTTCATGACACCAACAAAGGGGAGGAAAAAGCATATCTCAGGTGATATTGTTAAAATGGAAATTTCGCAATACCTTCTTGAGCCATGTGATGATGCATGTGATCCATTAAAGTACTGGAATGACCATACTGAGATATACCCAATACTGACAAAACTTGCAAAGACTTATCTCACAATTCCTGCTACTTCTGCTCCAATTGAACGACTTTTTAGTGTTGCTGGAAAATTCTTTAGGCCAGATAGATGCAGACTTAGTGATTCAACCTTTCAAATGCTGATGATGATAAAATGCAATGAAAAATTTGCAATTGCATAA
- the LOC134699937 gene encoding uncharacterized protein LOC134699937 has protein sequence MSLQDGKVYRLLAQDDNIEYGLSAKDVQSTITAAYHVAWGSSNRGRDSKYISACRNYNDALRLAQRNQFLNGHIVSIDTDQLNVLHVYDPNVRLQLNAEQNEANPETMSNFDSFANERNEVLIVGPVPANCVTIITRKQDLPNRHGNVPHH, from the coding sequence ATGTCGTTACAAGATGGAAAGGTTTACAGACTTCTTGCGCAAGATGATAATATTGAGTATGGATTATCAGCTAAAGACGTTCAATCGACGATAACAGCTGCTTATCATGTTGCCTGGGGGAGTAGTAATAGAGGACGGGATTCAAAATACATCTCAGCGTGTCGAAACTATAATGACGCATTACGATTAGCACAGAGAAATCAATTCTTAAATGGTCATATTGTTAGCATTGATACAGATCAATTAAATGTTCTACATGTATACGATCCAAACGTAAGACTGCAGTTAAATGCAGAACAAAACGAAGCAAATCCGGAAACTATGTCGAATTTCGACTCTTTTGCCAATGAAAGAAATGAAGTGCTAATAGTTGGTCCTGTTCCAGCCAACTGTGTTACGATTATAACAAGGAAACAAGATCTTCCTAATCGCCATGGAAATGTACCGCACCACTAA